The genome window TTTTAAAAGAGAAATAGAACATCTGCAACTCATAGAACTTCTCAGTGAAGATTTTGACCAGGGGAATGCTATTGTTACTGTTCATGCAGGTTCAGGTGGATTAGATTCTCAGGATTGGGCAGAAATGCTTTATAGGATGTACGTTCGGTGGTTGGAACAGAACAAATTCCGCTTCAAAATTCTAGATCTGCTACGTGATGCCGAAGGTGGAATCAGTAGTGTGACCTTGTTTGTAGAAGGGGATTATGCTTATGGATATTTAAAATCTGAGAAGGGGGTTCATCGGCTTGTACGAATATCACCTTTTGATTCGGCAGGTAGACGACATACAAGCTTTGCCTCTGTAGATATAACGCCTGACCTTCCAGAGAATGAAGATATAGAAATACGCCCGGAAGACATTAGAATCGATACGTATCGTTCCAGTGGTGCAGGTGGTCAGCATGTTAATATGACAGATTCGGCAGTACGCATTACCCACTATTCATCGGGGATTGTCGTTAGCTGTCAAAACGAACGGTCACAGCATATGAACAAAATGGTTGCTATGCAAATTTTAAAAAGCAGGCTCTATGAAAGAGCCCTTCAGGAACGTCGGGATGAGATGGATGCCATTCAAGGTGAAAAGAAGGAAATAAGTTGGGGCAATCAGATTCGCTCATATGTTCTCCATCCTTATACTCTTGTAAAAGATCACAGAACAGGGTATGAAACAGGTAACATTCAAGCGGTTCTTGATGGAGACCTTGATGATTTCATAATGGCTTATTTGCGATGGAATAAATTGTCTGGCAATAACTAAGTTTTTCGTAGAGGAGGAGGATTTTTTTGTATAAGCGGCCGCTTTCGCATATTTTTTTTGTTTGTCTGATACTTACGCTTTTAGTGACGACTCATGTGAGTTGGGCTTCTCAATCGTCATTTAAACCAACAGTTCCTGTTCTTCCTCTGGAAGATTTGAAACCAGGAATGAAAGGATACGCTTTAACGGTTATACAGGGTCAGAAAGTCGTCTCCTTTCCCGTGGAAATAATAAGCATTGTTCCGCAATTGGAGAGTCGTCCCCGTCATCTTATTATGATTCGCGTGAGCGGTGATGTTATTGATAAAACTGGTGGAATAGCTGCAGGAATGAGTGGTAGCCCTGTCTATATTGGTCAGAAGCTTATTGGGGCTATAGGCTATGGTTTTAATTTTAGTGAACATAATATTGGCTATGTTACTCCAATAGAGGACATGGCTACTGTTTGGAATTGGCCGGAAGTGAAAAAATCCTTGCCAAAATTTACATTACCTCTTGAAAAAGAAGACGAAAAGGAATCTCATAAAGAAGAAACTCAACCCGAAGAAGATAAGGGTGAAAACGAAGAAATTGGTACAAACGATACAACCTCTCCAGAATCTCCTTCAGACCAAATGACACCGAAAGCCTTACCGTTACAGATTAGTGGTGTCAGTCAAAGGACAGTAAACAAACTTGAAAACGTGTTAGGTGAGAAAGCTGTTCTTGCTGGAGGTATAAGTAGTGATGAACACATAGTTGATTATAAAGCGGCATTTTCCCCGGGAGATGGGGTAGGTGTTCTTCTTGCATGGGGTGATGTTACAGTAGGAGCAATTGGAACAGTAACATCGGTTGATAAGGACGGACGTTTCTTAGCTTTTGGACATCCTTTTTTAGAAAGGGGCGCTGTGGCTTTTCCTGCTGCCAAGGTTAACATTCACAATGTTATTCCTAACTTAGCCAGCCCTTTTAAAATAGGCAGTTTCTCTCAGATTGTAGGAACAATAACCCAAGATCGAGCCGAAGCCATAGGTGGACAGGTCGGTTATTTTACTCCATCTATTGATGCCTCTCTCCGTTTCAAGGATGTTGATAGAAACGTACGAGCTTTAAAAAGATTTCATGTTGTTCCTGATCCTTTTATGAGCTCAGAAATGACATCTATTCTTTATACAGGATTAATAGATCGGTTATGGGGCAGAATAGGCGAGGGAACGGCGAGAGTCTCTCTTCAAATTGAAGGCTATGGGCTTCCCAAGGGCTGGACTC of Aminobacterium sp. MB27-C1 contains these proteins:
- a CDS encoding SpoIVB peptidase S55 domain-containing protein; protein product: MYKRPLSHIFFVCLILTLLVTTHVSWASQSSFKPTVPVLPLEDLKPGMKGYALTVIQGQKVVSFPVEIISIVPQLESRPRHLIMIRVSGDVIDKTGGIAAGMSGSPVYIGQKLIGAIGYGFNFSEHNIGYVTPIEDMATVWNWPEVKKSLPKFTLPLEKEDEKESHKEETQPEEDKGENEEIGTNDTTSPESPSDQMTPKALPLQISGVSQRTVNKLENVLGEKAVLAGGISSDEHIVDYKAAFSPGDGVGVLLAWGDVTVGAIGTVTSVDKDGRFLAFGHPFLERGAVAFPAAKVNIHNVIPNLASPFKIGSFSQIVGTITQDRAEAIGGQVGYFTPSIDASLRFKDVDRNVRALKRFHVVPDPFMSSEMTSILYTGLIDRLWGRIGEGTARVSLQIEGYGLPKGWTRSNMFFSESNIGGDSLREIQEIIKAITLNPYKDIYPLGIHLSVEMTQKPNLIFIEGLKVEGETFRPGDKIPVEITLRPYRGEQSKKKFELIVPQNAAGPVEIAVRGGGIMPLEEDAIIQGWKTIENFDQMLKEISALETNNEVILELNYAKVPDETSQPGPTKEDLELLSQIKERRLNEGSMRIFRTDYVVEGLLRKIVQIVPETNNRQERE
- the prfB gene encoding peptide chain release factor 2 (programmed frameshift), producing the protein MATIPNSTVLEELRSLKEELQESLDLVRLEGNKNELESKTLAPDFWGSDEAKKVTKDLARCQDRLDSWRKIVSEFQELETIVEILHEEDDTDLQREFDQRALAFKREIEHLQLIELLSEDFDQGNAIVTVHAGSGGLDSQDWAEMLYRMYVRWLEQNKFRFKILDLLRDAEGGISSVTLFVEGDYAYGYLKSEKGVHRLVRISPFDSAGRRHTSFASVDITPDLPENEDIEIRPEDIRIDTYRSSGAGGQHVNMTDSAVRITHYSSGIVVSCQNERSQHMNKMVAMQILKSRLYERALQERRDEMDAIQGEKKEISWGNQIRSYVLHPYTLVKDHRTGYETGNIQAVLDGDLDDFIMAYLRWNKLSGNN